The following proteins are co-located in the Candidatus Coatesbacteria bacterium genome:
- a CDS encoding methylaspartate mutase: MNTILATDCGSTTTKAILIQKQQDGTYRLMVRGEAPTTVEAPAEDVTRGVINAVSEVEELSNRKLISEDGTILVTEQPDQGCDIYLSTSSAGGGLQMMVAGVVKEMTGESAERAALGAGAIVMDVLATNDRRPNHEKIESIRRLRPDIILLSGGIDGGTIKHVVELSEIIAAADPKPRFGAGYDLPVIYAGNVAARDKVKEDLEEKTALMLVDNIRPVLERENLGPARHAIHNLFMEHVMAQAPGYAKLMTWARDTTGKQVPIMPTPGAVGEIIQTIARRESITVVGVDIGGATTDVFSVFKGEKFEETKETVFNRTVSANLGMSYSISNVMAEAGFDNVMRWVPFHMDERDLRNRIRNKMIRPTTIPQTLEDLIIEQGIAREALRLAFIQHKRLAVGLKGVQRLRTITETFEQKGSESLVDMLDLDILVGSGGVLSHAPRRSQSALMLIDAFLPEGFTSLAVDSIFMMPQLGVLSRSNEKAATDVFVKDCLIHLGTCVAPICKAKPGAKLAELEIELPDGEKINKEMTFGVIDIVPLEFPSKAIVRVLKAERNVDFGEGPGKEAVAEVSGGLSGIILDGRGRRPFELPEDDSERINKLKEWHAALDCYPNYEHE, translated from the coding sequence ATGAACACTATTCTGGCAACGGACTGCGGCTCCACTACCACCAAGGCCATCCTGATCCAGAAACAACAGGACGGCACCTACCGTTTGATGGTTCGCGGCGAGGCTCCGACCACCGTCGAGGCCCCGGCCGAGGACGTCACCCGCGGCGTGATCAACGCCGTCAGCGAGGTGGAGGAGCTCTCCAACCGCAAGCTGATCTCCGAGGACGGCACCATCCTCGTCACCGAGCAGCCCGACCAGGGTTGCGATATCTATCTCTCGACCAGCTCGGCCGGCGGCGGGTTGCAGATGATGGTCGCCGGAGTGGTCAAAGAGATGACCGGCGAGTCGGCCGAGCGCGCGGCCCTGGGCGCCGGGGCCATCGTGATGGACGTCCTGGCCACCAACGACCGCCGTCCCAACCATGAGAAAATCGAATCGATCCGCCGGCTGCGCCCGGACATCATCCTGCTCTCCGGTGGAATCGACGGCGGGACGATCAAGCACGTCGTCGAGCTGTCCGAGATCATCGCCGCCGCCGACCCCAAGCCGCGCTTCGGCGCCGGCTACGACCTGCCGGTCATCTACGCCGGCAACGTCGCCGCCCGGGACAAGGTCAAGGAGGATCTGGAAGAGAAGACGGCGCTGATGCTGGTCGACAACATCCGCCCCGTACTGGAGCGCGAGAACCTGGGACCGGCCCGCCACGCCATCCACAACCTGTTCATGGAGCACGTGATGGCCCAGGCCCCGGGCTACGCCAAGCTGATGACCTGGGCCAGGGACACCACGGGCAAACAGGTGCCGATCATGCCCACCCCGGGAGCCGTCGGCGAGATCATCCAGACCATCGCCCGCCGCGAGAGCATCACCGTCGTCGGCGTCGACATCGGCGGCGCCACCACCGACGTCTTCAGCGTCTTCAAGGGCGAGAAATTCGAAGAGACCAAGGAGACGGTCTTCAACCGCACCGTTTCGGCCAACCTCGGCATGAGCTACTCGATCTCCAACGTGATGGCCGAGGCCGGCTTCGACAACGTGATGCGCTGGGTCCCCTTCCACATGGACGAGAGGGATCTGCGCAACCGCATCCGCAACAAGATGATCCGGCCGACCACCATCCCCCAGACCCTCGAGGATCTGATCATCGAGCAGGGCATCGCCCGGGAGGCGCTGCGTCTGGCCTTCATCCAGCACAAGCGCCTGGCCGTCGGGCTCAAGGGCGTCCAGCGCCTGCGCACCATCACCGAAACCTTCGAACAGAAGGGCTCGGAGAGCCTGGTCGACATGCTGGACCTGGACATCCTGGTCGGCTCCGGCGGCGTGCTCTCTCACGCCCCGCGGCGCTCCCAGTCGGCGCTGATGCTGATCGACGCCTTCCTGCCCGAGGGCTTCACCAGCCTGGCCGTGGACTCGATCTTCATGATGCCTCAGCTGGGCGTCCTCAGCCGCTCCAACGAGAAGGCGGCCACCGACGTCTTCGTCAAGGACTGCCTGATCCATCTGGGCACCTGCGTCGCCCCGATCTGTAAGGCCAAACCCGGCGCCAAGCTGGCCGAGCTTGAAATCGAGCTGCCCGACGGCGAGAAGATCAACAAGGAAATGACCTTCGGCGTCATCGACATCGTGCCCCTCGAGTTTCCGAGCAAGGCGATCGTGCGTGTCCTCAAGGCCGAACGGAACGTCGACTTCGGCGAGGGTCCGGGCAAGGAAGCCGTCGCCGAAGTCTCGGGCGGACTCTCGGGCATCATCCTCGACGGACGCGGCCGCCGACCCTTCGAGCTGCCCGAGGACGACAGCGAGCGGATCAACAAACTCAAGGAATGGCACGCCGCCCTCGACTGCTACCCGAACTACGAGCACGAGTAA